A section of the Glandiceps talaboti chromosome 8, keGlaTala1.1, whole genome shotgun sequence genome encodes:
- the LOC144438826 gene encoding large ribosomal subunit protein bL28m-like, whose translation MASKVASSVFKFSRGNAHRYKQGIASRIPQAWHKWRGYTKPMPKPVHWIPEEGKYRINAKTGEREIIQNIPIPVKYPKESQSALWGGEGLIVGFKKKNDNKMKPRFRKVWKPQLFQKSFYSEILDRTIGPITVTRSTVNQIDECYGFDFYILKTPKEDLKSQLGMDLKRHMLLQLVRKDTLYPDDPEKREKIYRRYQEFVIPEEEAEWVGLTLPEAVKKVRRIEQEKNPIRPLVDVYTEELVAKLKDQSLDIEGPDVDLEEDTPSRIDSVRKWLFKKKPDD comes from the exons ATGGCGTCCAAAGTTGCTAGTAGTGTGTTCAAATTTAGCCGAGGT AATGCACATCGATACAAACAAGGTATAGCATCCAGGATCCCTCAGGCATGGCATAAATGGAGAGGCTACACAAAACCCATGCCTAAGCCTGTACATTGGATACCTGAAGAAG GTAAATACAGAATAAATGCTAAAACTGGAGAAAGAGAGATTATCCAGAATATTCCTATCCCAGTGAAATACCCAAAAGAATCACAATCTGCACTATGGGGAGGAGAAGGGCTAATTGTTGGATTcaagaagaaaaatgacaataaaatgaaaccaaG GTTTCGTAAAGTTTGGAAGCCTCAGCTTTTCCAGAAATCGTTTTATAGTGAAATATTAGACAGGACTATAGGACCAATAACAGTGACCAGATCAACAGTAAATCAAATTGATGAGTGTTATGGATTTGATTTTTATATTCTTAAG actccAAAAGAAGACTTGAAATCTCAACTAGGGATGGATTTAAAAAGACACATGCTTTTACAACTTGTTAGGAAAGATACACTCTATCCAGATGACCCTGAAAAGAGAGAAAAGATTTATAGAAGATATCAGGAATTCGTGATCCCT GAGGAGGAAGCTGAATGGGTTGGTTTAACTCTTCCAGAAGCAGTAAAGAAAGTTAGAAGAATAGAACAAGAGAAGAACCCTATTAGACCTTTAGTAGATGTTTATACAGAAGAATTAGTTGCTAAACTTAAAG ATCAAAGTCTAGATATTGAAGGCCCAGATGTAGACTTAGAAGAAGACACACCATCAAG GATTGATTCTGTAAGAAAATGGTTGTTTAAAAAGAAACCAGATGACTGA
- the LOC144438827 gene encoding ER membrane protein complex subunit 6-like: MATRGTKKENIAFSEAALRGNKSVMDYCRTSMSALSGATAGVLGLTGLYGFIFYIITSLCLSFMLVLKAGSSWKKYFMSRGPLLTNGFVGGLFTYILFWTFLYGMVHVY, translated from the exons atggcgACGAGAGGAACGAAAAAAg AGAATATTGCATTCAGTGAAGCTGCACTGAGAGGCAATAAGTCAGTCATGGACTATTG tcgTACTTCAATGTCAGCGTTATCTGGTGCCACAGCAGGAGTACTTGGACTAACGGGACTGTATGGATTTATATTCTATATCATTACATCACTTTGTTTATCT ttTATGTTAGTGTTAAAAGCAGGAAGCAGTTGGAAAAAATACTTTATGTCAAGAGGTCCACTTCTTACAAATGGATTTGTGGGTGGGCTTTTT ACATATATTCTATTTTGGAC GTTTTTATATGGAATGGTTCATGTGTATTGA